The Alosa alosa isolate M-15738 ecotype Scorff River chromosome 3, AALO_Geno_1.1, whole genome shotgun sequence nucleotide sequence TTCTCTTTGACTTTCTCGTGAATAAACCTCAGTGATTTCTCACACCTGAGTGTGCCTGGAGATTTTTGACCACACTAGTCAGCCGTGGCAATACTGGTGACAGCCAGTTCCAGGCTGTCTCAGACCAAGCCAGTCAGAATATTCCATGAGGTTCTGGCTCTGCTTTGCAGGATCCAGAGGGTCTAGTAAGAACTGCCTTTGGCTTTCCCGGTGGTCACATCTCTTATGCCCCTCTATTACTTTTCCTTactttacttctctctctctctctctctctctctcgctctctctttctttctctctctgttctccctgccccctctctcactcactcgtcAGCCAGTTCCATCTGACCAAGCCGGTCCATGTCTGAGCCTGCTGTTGCGGTGGGAGTCCAGTAGGGTCCCATGGAGCGGACTAGGGGAGGGGTCCCAGGGAAGAGGTATGACCCCTGGAGACacggagacacaaacacacaaccttgaAAAGCACTGACATGGATTTCAGTATTCATGGATTACATTTTGCAGACGGTATAAAAACTACATAAATAAAAGATTTACTTACtagacttacttacttacttttcCAAGTAATACCACAGCAGTAAAATGAAGTGAAAGAAGCATAATGTGTGTTGTGTCATAACATCATGTTCCTGCACACTCATCGCCCTCACAGCCCAATCAATTATTTTATCTTCATTTGCCGGAAACTAGACTGAGATAAAGTGCTTAACTCGGCATTCAACACTGAATAGTGGAATAAAATTATTCGTACGCACATCTAACAAACAGCAAAAATAGCCATTGTGCACACGGCACACTTAACTTTGGCTTCCATGTCCACACTAAAATTGCACAAACTGCTCGGAGAAATGCAAGAGAAGCAGATTCTCCTGACAAAGAGAGGAAATTACTTTAGATCCTATCAGTGTGAGATCGTATCAGTATAGCTCAAAAGTGGCGCTCAGTGTGTGgcaagcgagtgagagagaacacCTAAGTGAGAGAGAACACCTAAGTGAGAGAGAATACCTAAGTGAGAGAGAACACCTAAGTGAGAGAGAACACCTAAGTGATAAAGTGAGTATGGACGAGTAAGGTGCTCCGCAGACAGGCGACATCGTGCGTGCACTTCCACTTGCCACGCACATCAGCGGCAACATTTTTAACTGACAAGTATTCGATAAGCAATGGATTTTATTGAGCAGTGCCGacaaaaatagaactgaatAATAATCTTCAGGGTGGCGGCGGCAAAGTGTGATGCAGGTGTGCGCCTGCTCAGGGCCAACACAGAAAGACTGAGGAGGAGATTCTTTCCTCAGGCCATGAGACTGTTCCACATCACTTGCCCTTTTGCTATGGGTGGGTATTATTATGGATGTATTTATGTGGGTTATTGTAAGTGCACAACTGGACAGGTACCTAAGCATTTCACTTCTGGTTATACCTTTATACTTGAGTATGTGGTGAATAAACTTGAAACTTGAAActtgagtgggtgagtgagttggtgagtgagtgagtaagtgaatgagtgagtgagtgattgagccTACCAGCCTGGCCTACTCTCTCTGTGTTACTTCGTGCTCAGCATGATGGCTGGAGTCTACTCACATGATACTTGATACGCCGCTGAGCCTCCCTCTCCCTGGCCTTCGCCATCTCAATGTTACACTCAGCATCTTGCTCGTTCCTCCTCCTCAACAGCTTCTCATGAGCCTGCCAGAGGGATCAAATCAAGAAGAGATATGCCAAGAATAAAGTAAtttaatgttatatttatgATGAATGAAATACTATTTCTCTTGGGGTCCTCACTTTACTGTAATTCTTTCCTGCTCTAACCCAACCCAAGTACGGTAATAAAAAATGCATCATTACAAGAAATTACACAGGAAGTCAACTGCCATTTCAAATTACTATGACTTCTTTCTGTCATGATTTCTATGCGTGAAACCATTTTGTATTGGTGATAAATGAAACACTCTACCTTAATGGAACACTCATAAATCAGATCATGCCCGAGCCTCTTTCACCAGCAGCAATAGCAGATTCATAATTTATAATAAGATAATTGATTAATGTGGTGCGGCAGAATTCCAGGAAGAAGAGTGGAACATTTCTTTACACATACCTTTGCCATAGgcttagcctgggtgaacccacaCAAACCTGCAAGCAAAGGGTCAGTCTAGAAAGGATGACGCTGACGCTAATTTCtaaatcaccaaaaacccaggaaactgcatttaaagcctttgtttacaagaaggATGTatctatagtatatatactcttttgatcctctTTTGAGGGAAATATGtgtttgctgcacttctgatacgatttggtaagagtttaatgcatgAGTTTAGgttcaatttcactgctggtaAACAGTTGTCGATGGATCCTTTCCAGGAGATTcagactgacctgcagagcaaattcacatttgctaacaggtttgtgtgggttcacccaggctatcACAGGCTGGCCGTGGGCTAACTTATCAAAGTTGAGTTTAAAAGTGATCACAAGGTGGTCAATTTGAACCCAAACATCTGTTTTGCCTGTCAGTCGTGATTTAGAAGTGAAAAATTATACACTCGGGTCTGTCCTCCAGGGTGTGTGTAAGCCAAGCCCTTCATCTATTTTGTGGATTTCTAACAAACCTAACTGACCTGCCCTCTTTGAGTCTTGACTGTAGACTAGATCATTGACCATACATACAGACTTGACTGGCTGGCTTTGAGCTGACTAGCCTACCGGCCTGCCCTCCCTGAGTCTGATTGGTCGTCTTTGAGCTGACTAGCCTACTGACCTGCTCTCTGTGCATTTGTTCCTGGTTGAGCTTCTCCTGGTTGATCATTAagagcctctcctcctccttcttcacccacctcctctcctcagtcAAATTTTCAGTCGACATGTTCCTCTGAGCACGCTCCCTACAGAAGTTGCACAGCTCCTGTGCAGTATAtgtatacacatgcacgcacacgcacgcacacacacacacacacacacacacacacacacacacacacacacacacacacacatacacatacacgcacacacatgcacatcaatgtactgtatactcacacaccaatgcagacacacacatgcatagacacacaaactgaTATAGTGACATACTTCCTACAATAGAGAGATTAAAAACAGGTGGAAATGGATAGATAGTCACATCATTGAAACACATCAGTGCATTGTTGCAAGGGATTTCACCTGCCCAATGTCCTGACAGTAGCCTTCACAGAAATGGAACTCCTGGTCCTCCTTGACCTCACCATCTCCTCCCTGCTGCAATCTAGAGCATGATGACACAATGTGCATGAAAAAACACTATGTTATAACAGGGTGGATTTTTACAAAACTTTTGTAGATTGTTAATTTGGAAGATTCTAAAatggatagttccggtccttgattataattggctgaatcgcgtttgatgctgttgtaaaatccagcataaccatacaccttgaccacatattgttctatattactgcgccaaattgatacaaaagtcAGAGTTGCTGCGTCTCGACGtcgcttggcaaccattctgatagaagaaatgtatttcttggcggaagaatgattatctatgaattaTAAATCATTACATTTCTCATTGTTGTGCCTTttttatgaaatcttgccagatatatgtagtaaatgatttagaaaagcaataagccactagAGTCTGTGGGTTACACTGATTTAGCTGCtttaaaatcagtgtaacctacgacctctcagggcttattgcttaaattaAGATTGATCTGAATTCTTTCCCATTCACAAATCACTATCAAAACATGTCCTAGAGGACTGAAAAAAAGTGattatttgcttttgttttttgttatacTTCAAAAGTAGGCACAGCAATTTCACCTGACCATGCATTTTAAATATATGGTCAGGTGAAATTGCTGTGTCTAAGATGCAAAGGGCTGAGCTAAGTCACTGCAGATCTTACACAGCTGCTTTAGCCTACTTTAGGAGTTTGCATTTAACTAGTCGGTGAAAAATCCCAGTGGGTCTGCCCTTGCCTTGAGCTGCGCACTGCTGAATGGAAGAGTAGATGGTACTACTAGGAGGTGCGGTGTTCAGGGTTGTGCTGGGATAGAGTTTCTGGGAAATGCCTATAAGCTATATCTATGAGTGAAACTGTAGggttgtgtgtatacagtaatcCCTGCAAAATTGAAAAGAACATTGCAAATATGCTTGTTCAACCAAGGTCCAATATCTTAGGCTACCCTGACCAAATACAGGCTTTAAGGCCACATTCTACACTTTGAAGACCAAACTGGACATCTGAAAAACACTCCTGAACCATTTGTTATGGGGCCTTTTTGAGCAGACATTGTAGTTTCAGCTAAATGTAATGCAAGTTTGGAAGATTCAAAAGTATGTATATTATTGTATTAACTTGCTGTGACTAAGGACACATTCTGATAGGAAAGTACCCCTGACAATCTTTCCTTGAAGAAGATATGAATAGCTTTGTCAACAGCCTATGCTGTAATTGACATCTTCTTGTCTGTCTTCTCTCACCTATTCTCTGTTTGCTCTTGTGGAGAGACCTCCAGGTCTTCGGTCAGGCATATCCCTTTCACTGTGGCCAGCTTTAGAGTCTCTCTTCTGTCCCACTGGCCAGTAGTGTGGTCAGCTGCATAGGCCAGAAATAGCATAACAGTCACACAAGCCTTTACACACTACCAATGGAattcccctctcctctgctctcataAAGCAAAAAAGGGATAACAATTCCACAATGATGGCAAACACATGCATGtagcacgcacgcatgcaagcacacacatacagccaaaACATCTTGATTTCCAAGACTATGCTATGTTAAGATAACAGATTAGGAAATCTGAGTCAGGTGGCTCACATTGCCTCTTCAGAAAGAGGCTTTGTAGAAAGCCTATAGCCTAAACCTGTCCTGGAATGCtggaatgaagagagagaccTGTGCATAGCTCCCTCTATCCTTCGACcccccctcctacacacacacacacacacacacacacacacacacacacacacacacacacacacacacacacacacacacacacacacacacacacacacacctttctttctttctcgaTTCCCACCCTCTTCCTTGTGttctgaggaggaagaggaggaggaggaggaggtttgGTTCCTCACATCCAGTGAGGAGCGGCTGGGTTGGAGTGGAGACAGCTCATGGTCTCTGTCTGGACAGCACTTATGGGCTGTGTAGCTGCTTACCCTCTGGAAACATAGAAGGGAAATGCACAATGACTCACACAGTGAGTCAGTCTTTCTCATTCCCTTAATCTGATCTTCTTTTTGCTTTGTTATTTCCAGATGTGCCGTGTTCATCTTCAGGatccttctgtctctccctttctctctctcactgacacacacacacacgcttgcacgcgcgcgcgcgcgcacacacacacacacacacacacacacacacacacacacacacacacacacacacacacacaagcacactcacactgttgttgttgttcttgtaGCCCAGACCCCACACCCTGTCTTGAGCTGTGAGGAAGTCTTGGTCGAACCTCATGCGGACATGGCCCTGCCGAAAGGACAGCAGGCCGATGCCGTGAAAGCTGAACAGGACGGCCGCACGCTTTGCAACCATGCTCATCAGCAGCATCAGGCTCTCCCGCACACAAAGCTCCACGACGTCACGCTCGAATGGGCTGTCTACCGACAGGGCGCTGAAGTTCAGCGGCACCACCGGCACCTCTCCtgcagtacagacacacacacacacatacacacacacacaaccccccccccacacacacacacacacacacacacacacacacacccacacacacacacggacacacacccTGAGCGGAGACAAATTAGGACCTAGGCTAAATGCAGACTAGATCTACTATTCAATATTGAGGATTTAGAATAATTCTCGCAATGCCTGAGGAACATGCTGCCCACAATGTGTAATAACGGGcaagagagagggcaagaaGGAAGGGGAGGGGAAAGCTGAGAACATGACAGAATAAGAGATCAGTTCTGTACTGAGGGGTGAGTCATCACTGACCAGCTGAGGGTGAGGCCATCTTCTGTTTCAGGCCAGTGAAGAGTTTGAACTTCTCCGCCAGAAGAAAGATAGGCCTTTGGATCAGCTTGTGCTTTCTGCCTACATCCCTTCTCTGGACAGAGAATGTAAAGGTCCCCAACCTTGCAATGTGTACCCCCTAAAACCAAGCACATAAGTCTCAATCAAGACAATAGGTTAGACTTAaaatagcggggatacgtcacttatgttgatgttcaaacaaaacagctcgctactccctccctctccctctcgtgcaattaaaactaaacgcgcatctcgtcctGGTTGAAACgctttattttgcctttaaggggttgccaacccttgttggtagcaattgtttttgtgtacaaatGTCGGAGCCTAGGATGCCTGAgacgcgtttttttgacggcctgcttgtGAGGCAGGCAGCAGatgttaggaaagattagatgaatcggatcatttatgtttggggcTTTTTTGgtcctgaaatcgctgatacaaccttaaAAAGACAGAGGAATCAGTCAGCCAATATTCATTTCCATAGCTGTCACTCAAGGCACCAATCCATGGGATCCTCACATATTTACTGCTTTACATTGATGTCAAGTTACCTTCTGGCACAACATCTGACGTTCAATGAAGGATGACACGTTTGACCAGATGCTCTCAATGTCTGTGAATATAAGGTaggctaaatatactaaaaatcaTGAAATGCAGAATGCTCATGTGAGTGCCGACCGTCGATCAAAATTACCATTCTCAGAGAGTGCAAACAGCGTGGGGAAGGCATTTCTTTCGGCATCGGACACGAACACGAGAAGGTGAGAGATGTTACCATCTTGTGCGCTTACATCAGCGTAATGGCGTGATATTGAACGACGCACAACCTCACCATTCTGCATTGTGAAGGCCGCTGTGCGCATCAACGATCGATTTGGCGATGAAGGCTAAACTCTTTGGCTGTTCTAAAGCAATGTGCTCACGTCACAATAGTCACACTTCCTTAATTTCCCATTCAGAAATGCACgttattcaaattcaaatacaAAAAGCTTTATTGTCCAACATGTTGCCATGTTTTCTTCGATTGAAGGCAATGTCCTAATTATGTGTGTGACGTTGTTTAAGATTTATGTTTTGTGTGCGTATTGTATGTATTTGGGTATGAAGGATTTTGTGTATAGTGACTTTTTGGCAAGATCTGTATCTTCTGCCTGATGGTAGCAGCTCAAAACATCTGCGGAGGGGGTGGGATGGATCCTGGAGAATGGAATTTGATGTTCTTATATTGCCTGAGTGTACAGCTCTGACAGCTGTTTTTGTGGGATGCTGATGATCTTGCCCGCCTGCTTAATTATCCTAGCCAGCTTTCCCTTGCATCTGTTAGGAAGCAGTACCAAGATGTAATTTTGAAGGAGATGACAGATTTTATCAGTGTCTGATATAGGCCTACGGTTGATAAAAGGTCCTGTCTGACATCAAATCCTTGGATTTAAATAttagtccaggcaaagtaaggtctgacctaaaactaattgcaacagaatttattttcacatttttatatttcaattggtgatATAAATAGTAAAAGTCCATGACaatccagttggtggaaatatgttaaaatgagggttgttttTATGCATTATCCTTCAGCAAATAGCcaatgacaaaactgtaattagaatgttgtggaataagcaaaaaaaacaatattctagctTCTGTAACTCTGGGTCAggacatcacacagttattatGATTGTTTCTGAAGAAACTACAGTGCCTTAGCTTTccaaagaggtcaagcatttgatTATAGGCCAAACTAGGTGGGAACAGTGGCCTCTGAACAAAGCGCTGTGCAAtatcaggcaaaaacttgaaattggTATTGAGAACGAAGAACGAGAATGATTTATGCTACCAAAGACACATCGTTGCAAAtctcatatgatgatgcatccttctacaaaatggtttgtcttatcattaagttattcaataggctaaacatatagccttacatcaaagctttaggcttatgtcatttcgATCAGCTACAGACCacgagtggcagacagtgtgatgtcacttataggctatACCAGAGATTGTTGAGTCACAtcattgcaaatttcatatgatccacaaaatggtttgtcttctctatcaggAAATTATTCAGCTAgcttaacaataaacatatagccttgacTAAAAACAGCAGTTAGGCTTATACAATTTTGATCTGtaaattctgcttactgcacattaattacaggctaatataaatataatataatataacatattctataatataatattcagtattcattattgaatgcttatctggaatgtttttccctatcatcctatttatAAAGCAGGTATACTTGCAGGCAGaagtgggcacaaatacatcaaaaactattttgttacaaactaatactggctcataaaatgtaataaaataaaatacaaaatactgatgtgaaaaatgtatttaattaaaatataagtaatttttcatttgaaaatacaaaaatacccacacaataatcatggtaTACCAACTCTTAAAAGAAACTACAAGGCATATTATTGAAAACATACTATATCCCCAAGAGACAAGAAatgctattttctgattggctggcagagGGCTATTAATGTTGTATATTGGAGCgactatgaagtagatctggtaaaaaaaaaaaataatcagcgtcccatatcaatgtaaatgatGATTGAACTCACAAAAAAGCAGACTTCAcaacagtggaatcaactgtaacagTCAGTCggcctctttttaaactgaactgcatttccctttttgtgcaataaatgcatgcctattgcctacagtacatacatggCTGGTAACATGGGGGACAAACAGAAATATAGCTGCCATGACAGGCCCGAGCACACGTGGCTCTGCGACCCGTACCATTTCGGAAACCAACGAATGCACTCACATGTGGTGCGAGTGTCAATGCACACATCTGATGTGTGTGCAATTTGTTTTAGCAAGTTTTATACATTGGAAACActtactcacttcctgttgggtgtGACGTTTCACACTGTGACGATGATACTCAGGTGGCACTTCACCAAATAATATTGTAGGTTGCAATGATGTggctctttgtgtctgtgtgcgttttGACTTGTGACatcaattaaaatgttttttgtgtcaataaataaaaaaaatccttctAATTCCAGTTGGTGGCACTATACCACACATTAATtaggcatgtgaatatcatcataataataatatccaatATTTTTGAAAGTTTCCAACCAATTAACCAAGGTGTTGTCAATGTCTGGCACACTTACTCTTGGTGATGTTGGCAGTTTGAGCATGTGGATATCATGAGATTTATATTaactaatattttgttaatacatTCCAAAAAAAACTTTGGCCAGCTGGTGGCGCTACACCAGACAGGCATATTGGGTGTCTGGATGTTATATACACCTAATCtgattaatctgtagcctatgtCTTCAGTTCTCTCAGCTTCAGAAGCAGCTTTCTTGCATAGTTGCCATTCTGGAACATACCTGTTTACAGATAActcaacaacacaaaacacagttCTCAGGATGCATAATAGTTTATTTTAACCAAGTTTCACGTTGGCCATCAAGGAAGTATGCACACAGAAAAGTTCAGTGAAAATAAGCAGTCTTTTACATTTGAACTTAGCTGGCACCCCAATTTGAGTGTTTGACTCCATTTGTTTAggcaaaataaaaatgtgtagtCAAACTGGTTTTCCAGCGATGCTTGGTAATGGCCCTTATTGTAATGGATTTTCCATAAAACAAATGACACAGTGGCAAAGAGTATACAGTAAGCAGCTACATTTCCAAGTAGCCAAATGGTTACATGATAAAAGCATAACAGTGGACCACCGGTATTATAAGCAAACACTACAATGAGTTGTGCAGATTACACTGGTTGAGACTAATTCAGTTTGGCATGTGCTATGTCCAGAATATCTATATGCCTGTGTCCTGTATAATATGCATGATTCATCATGTCATTGCTTTACAATGTTCATTTAGGCATTGTCTGTCTTCTTGATTATTACCTTAAAGCCaagttaataaataaaaaatacataggCTTACATTTACTCCTTTGGGTCAAGATTAAAGACCTTATTGCACTGAAAGTAAAGTGAAACTCATGTTCTTACTGCCTCTGCAAAGCCTGTGTTCTATGATGCTGTACTGGGTCAATGTGCCCTACCTCCCTTGAGGTATCCAACCTGTTCAGTTCCTACTTTGAGAAATGGTTGTGCTAATTGTTCTCTGTGTCCTGTGCAATGTGTACGTGTTTGCATGACCTTCAGCTTCGTTGCACGGCTAGGCTTGTACAACAACTTGTGCAAAATACAATGCAACATAGTTTTGAGTCTAACAGCCTACCAGCGGCACCATCCTCTACATATTACACCTTTTAACATTTGAGGTATGTCACAACTTTACACACCATCAGTTATATGATGAAGCAGAAAGATGAATAATAGTCCCTGACCAGGTCATCTGCAGCAAG carries:
- the LOC125291607 gene encoding coiled-coil domain-containing protein 81-like, which translates into the protein MRTAAFTMQNGEVVRRSISRHYADVSAQDGNISHLLVFVSDAERNAFPTLFALSENDIESIWSNVSSFIERQMLCQKGVHIARLGTFTFSVQRRDVGRKHKLIQRPIFLLAEKFKLFTGLKQKMASPSAGEVPVVPLNFSALSVDSPFERDVVELCVRESLMLLMSMVAKRAAVLFSFHGIGLLSFRQGHVRMRFDQDFLTAQDRVWGLGYKNNNNSRVSSYTAHKCCPDRDHELSPLQPSRSSLDVRNQTSSSSSSSSSEHKEEGGNRERKKADHTTGQWDRRETLKLATVKGICLTEDLEVSPQEQTENRLQQGGDGEVKEDQEFHFCEGYCQDIGQELCNFCRERAQRNMSTENLTEERRWVKKEEERLLMINQEKLNQEQMHREQAHEKLLRRRNEQDAECNIEMAKAREREAQRRIKYHGSYLFPGTPPLVRSMGPYWTPTATAGSDMDRLGQMELADEISEQRHQQLQRKVSAVRCYKRALDTQCNGGCTGLGRTTRSPAESPGFCRYDEVPSELAEQKQRARELRQHQINAATLRRRDERFSRILEQKREIDMLNRTRQEMRADLVTRHKKLRAMRGTLEDLWARTVEAKRLREQEERSFMRAGGRLVIDQCTENQRCGQCQRRLGFCGGTNLWKESRYITGSRLMV